In Spodoptera frugiperda isolate SF20-4 chromosome 12, AGI-APGP_CSIRO_Sfru_2.0, whole genome shotgun sequence, a single window of DNA contains:
- the LOC118262974 gene encoding zinc finger protein ZIC 4 has protein sequence MVAGEWGYAPASATPAMNAFLETNHAHLASYGLKMSPQPGCGVGAQHRAAAPHPPPPHHPPHYQPYPLHSYQPGYLREYSGCGELFPQQPLEQSWDWRGDAVHYQSGAPPLVPHAHAHAPHAFLRYVRAPPRRDMRCQWLDPEQPPPRKLCNKLFSSMHEIVTHLTVEHVGGPECTTHACFWQGCSRNGRPFKAKYKLVNHIRVHTGEKPFPCPFPGCGKVFARSENLKIHKRTHTGEKPFKCEYAGCDRRFANSSDRKKHSHVHTSDKPYNCRVHGCDKSYTHPSSLRKHMKVHGAAGDASPRYDSDGDDSSSAGSVSVTAGAASPAAPLPPPPAPAPQHHPHHHPSITDKLESLNEKYLNPHDQKPYERPPAPPHHNQAPHLTNIGGNGVMDNKLGFGGHWTQFQQPAPTMPHGVPDWWCPTQETYHHHHLMHHSGAAAAY, from the exons ATGGTGGCGGGCGAATGGGGCTATGCGCCGGCGTCGGCCACCCCCGCCATGAATGCTTTCCTCGAGACCAACCATGCACACCTGGCTTCCTATGGCCTGAAGATGTCTCCGCAGCCAGGGTGCGGCGTGGGCGCGCAgcaccgcgccgccgcgccaCACCCGCCCCCGCCGCACCACCCGCCGCACTACCAGCCGTACCCGCTGCACTCCTACCAGCCCGGGTACTTGCGCGAGTACAGCGGCTGCGGCGAGCTCTTCCCGCAGCAGCCTCTGGAACAGAGCTGGGATTGGCGAGGTGACGCCGTGCACTACCAGAGCGGTGCACCGCCCCTAGTGCCACATGCGCATGCACACGCACCCCACGCCTTCCTACGATATGTGCGCGCGCCTCCTCGCCGCGACATGCGGTGTCAATGGCTCGATCCAGAGCAACCACCTCCAAGGAAATTGTGCAACAAACTCTTCTCAAGTATGCACGAGATCGTGACGCATCTGACAGTGGAGCACGTCGGCGGCCCTGAGTGCACCACGCACGCGTGTTTCTGGCAGGGCTGCTCGCGGAACGGCCGGCCCTTCAAAGCGAAATACAAATTGGTGAATCACATCCGCGTACACACTGGAGAGAAACCGTTCCCCTGCCCCTTCCCCGGCTGCGGCAAAGTGTTTGCAAGATCTGAAAACCTCAAAATCCACAAAAGGACACATACCG GAGAAAAACCGTTTAAATGCGAGTATGCGGGCTGCGACAGACGGTTCGCAAACTCTTCGGACAGGAAGAAACACTCACACGTGCACACGTCCGACAAGCCGTACAACTGCCGCGTGCACGGCTGCGACAAGTCGTACACGCACCCCTCGTCGCTGCGCAAGCACATGAAGGTGCACGGCGCGGCCGGCGACGCCTCCCCGCGGTACGACAGCGACGGCGATGACTCCTCGTCCGCCGGCAGTGTCAGCGTGACTGCCGGCGCTGCCAGCCCTGCTGCGCCCCTGCCCCCGCCGCCGGCGCCTGCGCCGCAGCACCACCCACATCACCACCCCTCAATCACGGATAAGCTAGAAAGCCTCAACGAAAAATACCTTAACCCTCATGACCAGAAACCTTACGAGCGACCACCGGCGCCGCCCCACCACAACCAAGCCCCACACCTGACTAACATCGGTGGGAACGGCGTAATGGATAACAAACTGGGCTTCGGTGGCCACTGGACACAGTTCCAGCAGCCAGCGCCGACGATGCCGCACGGTGTACCTGACTGGTGGTGTCCCACGCAGGAGACCTACCACCATCACCATTTGATGCACCACTCGGGAGCCGCCGCCGCCTACTGA